DNA from Drosophila suzukii chromosome 2R, CBGP_Dsuzu_IsoJpt1.0, whole genome shotgun sequence:
AACTCAATGTGCGGCTCTGAGTTATCTAATGCCCGAAAATTGGGTGCGATGCCATACAGTGAATGCAAAAAGTATGCGCACAGTGCGCTAATGAACCGCCCGGCGTTCATCTATCAATGTCACTGTATAAGCCCGGCCAAGAATGGACCTTTTGTCCCGCTGGCCGGATAAATTTCGATTTTCAATTTGATTGGCTTTTACCAGCACAATCAGAACAAAGAATTGAGTGGTGCCTGAATCATTTCGGTTATCTGGGAGGTTGGGGAACCTGGGGAGTTGGGGAACCTGGGGGAGTGGTGCTGCCCACACGCCAAGGAGCAAAACATAAATCGCTGTTCGGTTGACACATTTTTGTGGCCGCTCAGGTGGCAGCTCAATTGGCGTTTAGTTTTGGCGATTGGCAATTGGAGTCGGCCGGGTTTAGTGGGTCGAAAGCGAAAGTCGAGCTGCTCAGCGAGCAGTGTATTTCATAATCCAATTAAGCATTAGGCGACAGCTGATTGACGGCCATGCGGCGAAGGAAGCGGCTCATTAGCCAAGATCACCGAAGCTCGCTGGCTACCGTGCCACGCACTCCATTCACAGCTAATTGGATTCGAtaaggtcaagaacaatgagcCAGGGAGTGGTTCAAGCCCACGGATGCGACAGAGCTTACTGAATATTTTTTAGACTTGACGGAGGCGATCTTGTGCTGTGATTTTCCTAACTGAGGGTCATTGGATTGAGGTCTAACTTCTTTAATTTAAGCTACTAATAGGCTTTAGCAACTAGGAAGtgaattataaatatataatatagtatTATATCAAGGCTTGGCATACTGGGAATTCAGACTTTATGATAAATTCCAATTTTAAGTCTTTATTAAGATTTCAACTTTTGGAATTAACTTTGACAGTAATGGTTATACTTGGTTTAAAAGATGTGATGTGATGACTTGTAAATTGGAGAACAATTTGGAAGTTAATAAGAGAGATCTATAAAATTCTTTCGCCTAAAAACCAACTTAAAAACCATATTCATAGTTATGATTATGTGACCTAAGATGAAGTATTTCCGAGGTTAATTTATGAAGAGAGTTTCCCCACATTACTTTACTTGATCCAATCTATAACTCAACTTAACCATATAATATCATATAATATGAAAAACTCACCGTTTCTGCTGGTTGCTCTCCAGATTGCTGGCAATCACGTTGTCATGGGCGGCGGATCTGGCACGCGGCAATAGAGGAGGCGGTGGCGCCACGGAACTGGAACTGGCCACATTTTCGAGGATGGGCTGCGGTGTCGTGTGGTGCGGGCGCTTGCGACTGCTACCCCCACCGTTCGCCAAATGTTTGTGCTGCAATAAGGCAATGCGAATTAGAAAAATCTGAATCCAATTACAAAACAGAAGTCAGCACTGACGACCCACCTGCAAGCTCGTCGGCTTCTTGGGCACCAGAGGTGGCACCTTGGTGGCTCCCAAAGCTCCAATGGCTCCAACTGTGGCAACTGTGGGCGGTGGTGCTGCGTAGGCGATGCGACGTGTGGATGCCCCTGCGAAGCTGTTCCTCCGGTTCGGCGAgggcggtgggcgtggctggAGCACTTCCggaggcggcggcggaggCAGTGGCTCATCGAAGGTGTAACTGATGTCCAGCTCACTCTGCGGCGGTGGTGGCAACTCGGGCGACGGCACTCGGAGATTGGGATGCTTGGGCGGACGCTCGGGCGGCACTTGGCGGTGCTGCTGGGGGTGGTGCTGCTGGTGGGCCAAGGCGGCGGCCTGCTGGAGCAGCAGTTTGTCCCGCATGGGAGCGTATTCGGTGGCCGAAGAAGTGCGTCTGGTGGGCACACCCACACGTCCTCGTggcggcggcggtggtggTGGCATTCCGCAGTCGTTGAAGGAAATTTTCTCGGCGCTACCTATGTTCCTTATGCTGGGCCCCTTCACCTGACCCTGAGCAGCGCTATGGTGCAGTTCCCTGAACTCGGCATAGTCCGAAGCGGAACTAGAGCGCCTCAGCAGATTGGGCCGCAGACTGCCGGAACGACGTGGCGGTGGCGGCGGAGTGGGTGAACTGCAGTCCCGCGtcgacgaggaggaggagctgcTCCCCGTGGGCAGACCCACCATTATGGGACTTAGGTTGTTCGGCAGCGACTTGCGCTCCACATGGAGCGCCTGGTAGGATTGCGAGTGTGGACGCagcagctgctgctcctccttctgctgctgctgctgtcgctCCACGTACGACTGCACCGCGTTCTTCTGGAGCGCCTTAAGGGCCGGATTCGAGAGGCGGTGCGTCTTGCTGGGCTCCAGGTAGGCGAACTTCGGCCGCTCCCCCAGCTGGCTGCGCTCGAAGTCGTTGATCCTCTCGGCCACCGAGTGCCAGGTGGGCTGCACAGTGGCCCCCGCTGGCGTTATCACAGGAAGTCTATGGGATATAAAGTTGGATAAGTGATTTCAGAAGATTCATTCAAATACCTTCAAGAAAAAAAGTTCTCAAAGGCAGCCAAGATCGATTCAATCTCAAATTCTCAAAATCAAGACTGATTTCGTCTGGAAAAACCTAATTAGACTACTTTCGTCTCTATAATAAAAACAGAGACTACTTTCGtctcaaaaaacaaaatcaagaATAAGTTAGTCTCGAAAAACAAAGTCAAGACGTCCTTTTTTTTCTATAGATAAATTCAAGACCACTTTTGACTCGAAAAACAAAAGCAGACTACTTTTGTCTGGGAAATCGAAATTGAGAGTACATTCCTCTTGAAAAACCATATCGAGAGCATTTTCGTCTTGATTTTAAGAACTTTTCTTCTTGAATAGGGGAAAAGGCGAGTTCCCAATGTGAGACCATTTGATCGTAGTACTTTTTCGACTTAAATCTTGTTGGGTGCATCTACTTACTTGGCGGACTTGTGCAGCCCCGAGCTGAACTGCGCCTTGGGATGCTGCACGTACTGcaaggtgttgctgtgcaccgGCTCGGTGTAGGTGCTCACCGGGAAGAGGCGGTGGTTGCTGCGGTAGGAATCGATGCTATTCGTGGGACTCTGCTCCCCCATGTTGGGCGTACTGCAGCTGAGGGCCTGGGACTCTGGCTTTAGCCCTAGGGACATGGACTGCAGTTTGCTGGGCTTACCAGCCGGCGGTTGTGGGGCAATGGTGACCACGGCCTCACTGCTGGAAATGGTCACCGAAATGCTCGACTTGTGCTGCTGGCCAGTGGATCTTCCCAGGTGCTGATTCTGATGATTCTTCTGCTGGAGATCGCCCATGGAGTGGGATTGTCCTAGGAGGGAGCGAGGTTTCTCCGTGGGCGAGGCCAACTCCAGCAAGGAACTTTGTGTGCTCAGCTTGGACTGGTTGGAGTGGTGGCGCTGGTGGTGCTGGTgatcctgctgctgctgctgctggtggtggtgcGACTGGAAGTGGTGCAGGGCCATCGAGGTGTGCACGGGTGGATAGCTGGGACTGTGCCGATGCTGGATGCGAAgaggctgctgctgctgctgctgcaccaCCACCGCGGCTCCATGGTCGCCacccacctcctcctcctcctcctcctcggagATCATGTTGGAGGAGCTGCTCTCGGTGGGTGAGATCGCCGGGGCCAGCACGCTCTCGCTGTGATGACGCTTGGGGGTCAGCACCCGGGAGCTGTGCACAATCAGCTGCGAGGAGGAAACTGCAATGCAAAAGGGGAGAACGGTTCAGTTAGGGCGTGTCCTCGGCCATTCTAAAAGGAGTTGCGGCTGAGCCAAGTAAAAGGGGGCCAGCAGCGAGCCAAGGTCGTGGGGGAGTGGGTTCGCCCGCCAGTCGCCCTGCATTTTTTGGCAACCTTCTCTTATTGCAACTGGCCAACCATTCACCCCCTACCAAGAAAACTGAACTGCCACTGTGACCCCACTCGATTTGTAGACACGATTGCTAGTTTTTGATCTTGTGTTGTTTTTTGGATGTAAATATGAATGTAAATTAACTAGGGGATATTAAGATTTAATATTTAGGATTATTATTCATTTAGGATTACTTATcagaaaaaatttaaaaatgggAGATTGAACTATTGACATCATTGATAGAAAACTGTTACGCTAAACGTTGATGATGATTTTATTATGCCTGTTTTAAAGAGTTGCTTATATTTGCTAACCCTTTTATCATAATGCATACTTTTTGAATCAGAATGTTTTTAAGCTTATGTTAAAGAATTTCATATATAAATGTTTCTAGACTTAGCCATTGCAAGttataaactttttagtatgAGGCATACTTTAGATATGAAAAAAGCTCCCTATACAAATGTATCCTTTGCAAATGATAATCATTATATCATAATTcgtaattaattaaaaaaaaacaaatggctTAAGACATTTCGTAGAGGATTACAAGTATTTCTTACAAGACATAGAAAAGGAATATTTTGGAATAAGTCATATGTATATTAACAAAGGAAATGATTTAAtacctaaatattttaatagacTGTGGGaactttaaaatttgaaaaattaaattccctTTTAAATTATACAAACTGATAGATACAGtgataaatataataataataatacttttgATGACAACCCCACGGTTGTGGCATTTCTTCATCTAAACTTACCCGATTCGGCGATGGCGCTATAGCCGGTGGCATGACTCGCCTCGGAAATATCGCTCATGGAGCCCAGCCATTTGAGGGTTTCCGTGGAGGAAGTGCTTTCcgagctgttgttgttgttattgctgctgctgccgttgcTGTTGCTATTGTTGTTGCCGGAGCTGGATgaggaggcggaggaggaggaggagttgGCATGGGAATGGGAGTGGGAATGGGACTGGCGGGCCAGGAGGGGAATGGGCGAAGGCGCCACCGAGTTGCTGCAGACGGAGGACAGATCGTTCTCCGACCAATGATGCGACTGCCGCGACAGAAGATCGCTCTCCTGACGTAATCTGCAAATAGAACAACCAGTCGGAATTCCAGATTAGAGTTGGAACTCGAGTCAAAACTAAAGTACCGTCGAAGTGAGCTTTTTGGCAAATCATTGCGTGCTACAGAAATTTGCGATTTCTGGTTTCTGCTCTTCGCACGGCCGCAATTACTTGAATTTCTTGCTTAGCCTTCGGTGCGGGCAATAGAGCCAGAAGCGGACTCTCTTCGGTACTTGGGGCAAGttcagatagatagatagatagatactCCGTCAgccagacagatagacagacagacagaaaatAGAGCTAAAACCGGAGACGGAGACAGATCCAAGAAGACCTTGAGAGCCAAGCTTGAGCTGCTCGTTTTCGGTTTTATTTCTCTGCTCtgtctgtatctgtatctcatGTGTTTGCGTTACCAAGAATGGTTTATGGCGTTTTTTAGTGTACAAATAAAATTCATAATTGTCGTTCGGCATTTGATGCGAGTATGTGCTGTGTGCGAGGAAAAACGTGTTTGCAATGCAGCCACACGGTGAGAAAATTACAAAGAAAATGTATTATCAAGTAAGACCTATGTCTAAAGTCTATCatcaacaatatatttttttaacaagCTAGAAAAGTAATTTGATTCTATTTTATGTTTCCTGTCTTTATAAACTAAAAATTGATCTATCAACTAATAAAAATTGCTTTTATATAGTCATTTAAAGCACAAAAAGCTAagatataattatttaattggtCTTCATTAAAACCTTTAATAAGTAATGATGGGGTAGTTAAATATTTCGAATGCAAGAAAGTAATTTACCAAATTTGCCTATACctcttaataataattatttataattatttttatattacttTTCTTAATATTACTATTTTTTCTCACTGCCTATAAAATATTTCCCCCTTTTTGCCGCGACAACTTACTTATCCAGAAATGGCGTGGCCGATGTGGAATCCGAACTTGACACATAGCTGTGGTAGCCCTCGGATTGGGCATAGGAGTTCTGCTTCTGGTGATGGAAGGCCGTCTGGTCGTAGTACGAGGAGGATCTATTGTTGTACTCCTCGAGGCCGGCCTGGGTTAATCCGCACTGATCCATCGATGAGCCATGGTGCTGGCTTAGTTGGCTTAGCTCTCTGCTATTGTGGTGCGGCATATCATCCTGCAAGAGATCGGACAAGAGAAATCGATGTTGCATAAGTTCGAAACATTTAAATGGTTTAATCATTAGTTATGTGACCGCTGCTGACCGGATAGCTCACATTTGCAAATGATCCGCAGCCATAATTACGGTCAAAGCTTAAGCGAAAAAAAAACGGGAGAAAAATTCAAACAAACAATAGTCCCTCGTACCTCCGGTCTTTCTTTTTCGGGTCTTGGATAGCTCATTAGATAATTAAGTGAAAATTATTGCAGTGCAGGCAATGCAATTGTCGACAAACAAACCTATTTGAAGTGCAGCGGCAATACCCAAAAAAACTTGCGATGTTGCCAAAGCATATATATTATGTACATAACCAGCAGGCAGATCGTGGGAGGGAGTCGATTTGAAATGGGGGGTCTATAAGGAGGGTCTATAAGGGGGCTCAGACGGAT
Protein-coding regions in this window:
- the Shrm gene encoding protein Shroom isoform X1, whose amino-acid sequence is MKMRNHKENGNGSEMSEPKAVGQKNLAKMEPENNNKISVVSKLLLKDSNGASSRIANSNSNASFSSASVAGSVQDDMPHHNSRELSQLSQHHGSSMDQCGLTQAGLEEYNNRSSSYYDQTAFHHQKQNSYAQSEGYHSYVSSSDSTSATPFLDKLRQESDLLSRQSHHWSENDLSSVCSNSVAPSPIPLLARQSHSHSHSHANSSSSSASSSSSGNNNSNSNGSSSNNNNNSSESTSSTETLKWLGSMSDISEASHATGYSAIAESVSSSQLIVHSSRVLTPKRHHSESVLAPAISPTESSSSNMISEEEEEEEVGGDHGAAVVVQQQQQQPLRIQHRHSPSYPPVHTSMALHHFQSHHHQQQQQQDHQHHQRHHSNQSKLSTQSSLLELASPTEKPRSLLGQSHSMGDLQQKNHQNQHLGRSTGQQHKSSISVTISSSEAVVTIAPQPPAGKPSKLQSMSLGLKPESQALSCSTPNMGEQSPTNSIDSYRSNHRLFPVSTYTEPVHSNTLQYVQHPKAQFSSGLHKSAKLPVITPAGATVQPTWHSVAERINDFERSQLGERPKFAYLEPSKTHRLSNPALKALQKNAVQSYVERQQQQQKEEQQLLRPHSQSYQALHVERKSLPNNLSPIMVGLPTGSSSSSSSTRDCSSPTPPPPPRRSGSLRPNLLRRSSSASDYAEFRELHHSAAQGQVKGPSIRNIGSAEKISFNDCGMPPPPPPPRGRVGVPTRRTSSATEYAPMRDKLLLQQAAALAHQQHHPQQHRQVPPERPPKHPNLRVPSPELPPPPQSELDISYTFDEPLPPPPPPEVLQPRPPPSPNRRNSFAGASTRRIAYAAPPPTVATVGAIGALGATKVPPLVPKKPTSLQHKHLANGGGSSRKRPHHTTPQPILENVASSSSVAPPPPLLPRARSAAHDNVIASNLESNQQKRSNSKASYLPRQSLEKLNNTDPDHGIYKLTLTSNEDLVAHTKPSYGVTGKLPNNLPDVLPLGVKLQQQPGKLQPGSPNGDANVTLRYGSNNNLAGNSPGCGGATPPYYASGQRYSTPVLCHGYGKSPKPVTPQQYTRSQSYDVKHTSAVTMPLMSQSHVDLKQAAHDLETTLEEVLPTATPTLTPTPTPPRLSPASSHSDCSLSTSSLECTIINPIATPIPKTEAHIFRAEVISTTLNTNQMHPTTPPKPAMNRQDSLRENIEKITQLQSQLMSAHLCETGLLSGFTSPSPLITSPTASFVNEPLMTPPLPPSPPPPLEDEDEEVEQFGSPEPEIKELQLMQRSELVLMVNPKPSTMDMACQTDELEDRDTDLEAAREEHSTRTTLQPRQRQPIELDYEQMSRELVKLLPPGDKIAEILTPKICKPTSQYVSNLYNPDVPLRLAKRDVGTSTLMRMKSITSSAEIRVVSMELQLGESSEEPTNLIKQKMDELIKHLNQKIGSLKREQQTITEECSANDKLGQDLFAKLAEKVRPSEASKFRTYVDDVGHITSLLLSLSERLAQTECSLETRQQEKGALESKRDRLCEQLEEAQRLKADIDRRGTSIAGLLGKNLSADMCADYDYFINMKAKLIADARDLAERIKGSEEQLSSLSDALVQSDC